Proteins encoded within one genomic window of Manis pentadactyla isolate mManPen7 chromosome 4, mManPen7.hap1, whole genome shotgun sequence:
- the HOXB7 gene encoding homeobox protein Hox-B7, with the protein MSSLYYANALFSKYPAASSVFATGAFPEQTSCAFASNPQRPGYGAGSGASFAASMQGLYPGGGGMAGQSAAGVYAAGYGLEPSSFNMHCAPFEQNLSGVCPGDSAKAAGAKEQRDSDLAAESNFRIYPWMRSSGTDRKRGRQTYTRYQTLELEKEFHYNRYLTRRRRIEIAHALCLTERQIKIWFQNRRMKWKKENKTAGPGATGQDKAEAEEDEEE; encoded by the exons ATGAGTTCATTGTATTATGCGAatgctttattttctaaatatccaGCCGCAAGTTCGGTTTTCGCTACTGGAGCCTTCCCTGAACAAACTTCTTGTGCGTTTGCTTCCAACCCCCAGCGCCCGGGCTATGGAGCTGGTTCGGGCGCTTCCTTCGCCGCCTCGATGCAGGGCTTGTACCCCGGCGGGGGGGGCATGGCGGGCCAGAGTGCAGCCGGTGTCTACGCTGCCGGCTACGGGCTCGAGCCGAGTTCCTTCAACATGCACTGCGCGCCCTTTGAGCAGAACCTCTCCGGGGTGTGTCCCGGCGACTCCGCCAAGGCGGCGGGCGCCAAGGAGCAGAGGGACTCGGACTTGGCGGCCGAGAGTAACTTCCGGATCTACCCCTGGATGCGAAGCTCAG GGACCGACCGCAAGCGAGGCCGCCAGACCTACACACGCTACCAGACCCTGGAGCTGGAGAAGGAGTTTCACTATAATCGCTACCTGACGCGGCGGCGGCGCATCGAGATCGCGCACGCGCTCTGCCTCACGGAAAGACAAATCAAGATCTGGTTCCAGAACCGGCGCATGAAGTGGAAAAAGGAGAATAAGACCGCGGGCCCCGGGGCCACCGGCCAGGACAAGGCTGAGGCAGAGGAGGACGAGGAAGAGTga
- the HOXB6 gene encoding homeobox protein Hox-B6, with the protein MSSYFVNSTFPVTLASGQESFLGQLPLYSSGYADPLRHYPAPYGPGPGQDKSFAASSYYPPAGGGYGRAAPCDYGPAPAFYREKESACALSGADEPPRFHPEPRKSDCAQDKSVFGETEEQKCSTPVYPWMQRMNSCNSSSFGPSGRRGRQTYTRYQTLELEKEFHYNRYLTRRRRIEIAHALCLTERQIKIWFQNRRMKWKKESKLLSASQLSAEEEEEKPAE; encoded by the exons ATGAGTTCCTATTTCGTGAACTCCACCTTCCCCGTCACTCTGGCCAGCGGGCAGGAGTCCTTCCTGGGCCAGCTACCGCTCTACTCGTCCGGCTATGCGGACCCGCTGAGGCACTACCCCGCGCCGTACGGGCCGGGACCCGGCCAGGACAAGAGCTTTGCCGCGTCGTCCTATTACCCGCCGGCCGGCGGTGGCTACGGCCGAGCGGCGCCCTGCGACTACGGGCCGGCACCGGCCTTCTACCGCGAGAAGGAGTCGGCCTGCGCGCTCTCGGGTGCCGACGAGCCGCCCCGGTTCCACCCCGAGCCGCGGAAGTCCGACTGTGCGCAGGACAAGAGCGTGTTCGGCGAGACCGAGGAGCAGAAGTGCTCCACCCCGGTCTACCCGTGGATGCAGCGGATGAACTCGTGCAACA GTTCCTCCTTTGGTCCCAGCGGCCGGCGCGGCCGCCAGACCTACACTCGCTACCAGACCCTGGAGCTGGAGAAGGAGTTTCACTACAATCGCTACCTGACGCGGCGGCGGCGCATCGAGATCGCGCACGCCCTGTGCCTGACCGAGCGGCAGATCAAGATCTGGTTCCAGAACCGGCGCATGAAGTGGAAAAAAGAGAGCAAACTGCTCAGCGCGTCTCAGCTCAGTgccgaggaggaggaagaaaaaccagCCGAGTGA